A stretch of the Archangium violaceum genome encodes the following:
- a CDS encoding bifunctional metallophosphatase/5'-nucleotidase: MRPPSPSRPSPLHALPLAAALLLSCAHTQPASSPRQVHVQVLALNDFHGNLAPPPGSSGEIRTGQGPDGSPLRVKAGGASFLAHHLAELRASNPENTLVVSAGDLIGASPVVSALFHDEPTIEAMNLAGLTLNAVGNHELDEGAAELQRMQAGGCHPVDGCQDGTPFEGAKFQFLAANVVDARGHTLFPPYVVRDFGGVKVAFIGMTLEGTPEIVDSAGIQGLQFRDEADTVNTLVPQLREQGVRAILVLLHEGGVQTGSSYDGCEGISGPIVDIVHRMDPEVDAVLSGHTHQSYNCVIDGKRVTSAASYGRLITDLDLVLDAATGDVVESTARNVVVTRDAEGPPEVQALIDRYDRLAAPMRDRVLGRASAPLEQPDDRRWPSGESTLGNTLADVQLAATKDAGAQVAFMNPGGIRGELDAGDVTYGEAFTLQPFGNTLVTLTLTGAQLHTLLEQQWEGNLVRILQPSRGFSYTWKASAPVGHKVDPASIRLNGVPVDPTGRYRVTVNSFLAGGGDGFRVLAEGTERRGGMVDVDALEAWLKAHSPLSPPETNRITRVE, encoded by the coding sequence ATGCGCCCCCCCTCGCCTTCCCGCCCCTCTCCGCTCCACGCCCTTCCGCTCGCCGCCGCGCTCCTGCTCTCCTGCGCCCATACCCAGCCAGCCTCCAGCCCCCGTCAGGTGCACGTGCAGGTGCTGGCCCTCAATGACTTCCACGGAAACCTCGCGCCGCCTCCAGGCTCCTCGGGAGAAATCCGCACCGGGCAGGGCCCTGACGGCAGCCCCCTCAGGGTGAAGGCGGGAGGCGCCAGCTTCCTCGCCCACCATCTGGCCGAGCTGCGCGCGAGCAACCCGGAGAACACCCTCGTGGTGTCCGCGGGGGACCTCATCGGTGCCAGCCCCGTCGTCTCCGCCCTCTTCCATGACGAGCCCACCATCGAGGCGATGAACCTCGCGGGGCTCACGCTCAACGCCGTGGGCAACCACGAGCTCGACGAGGGGGCGGCCGAGCTCCAGCGCATGCAGGCCGGCGGCTGTCACCCGGTGGATGGCTGCCAGGACGGCACGCCCTTCGAGGGCGCGAAGTTCCAGTTCCTCGCCGCCAACGTGGTCGACGCCCGGGGCCACACGCTCTTCCCCCCCTATGTCGTGCGCGACTTCGGGGGCGTGAAGGTGGCCTTCATCGGCATGACGCTCGAGGGCACCCCGGAGATCGTCGACTCCGCCGGCATCCAGGGGCTCCAGTTCCGGGACGAGGCCGACACGGTCAACACCCTGGTGCCCCAGCTGCGCGAGCAGGGCGTGCGGGCCATCCTGGTGCTGCTCCACGAGGGCGGCGTCCAGACGGGCTCGTCGTACGACGGATGCGAGGGCATCTCCGGCCCCATCGTGGACATCGTCCACCGCATGGATCCAGAGGTGGACGCCGTCCTGAGCGGCCACACCCACCAGTCCTACAACTGCGTCATCGACGGCAAGCGCGTCACCAGCGCGGCGTCCTACGGGCGGCTCATCACGGACCTGGACCTCGTGCTGGACGCGGCCACGGGCGACGTGGTGGAGAGCACCGCGCGCAACGTCGTCGTCACCCGGGACGCGGAGGGCCCCCCCGAGGTGCAGGCGCTCATCGACCGCTATGACAGACTGGCCGCGCCCATGAGGGATCGCGTCCTCGGCCGGGCGTCGGCGCCGCTCGAGCAACCGGACGACAGGCGCTGGCCCTCGGGCGAGTCCACCCTGGGCAACACCCTCGCCGATGTACAGCTCGCGGCGACGAAGGACGCGGGAGCCCAGGTGGCCTTCATGAACCCGGGAGGCATCCGCGGGGAGCTCGACGCGGGCGATGTCACCTACGGCGAGGCCTTCACCCTCCAGCCCTTCGGCAACACCCTGGTGACGCTGACGCTCACCGGCGCGCAGCTCCACACCCTGCTGGAGCAGCAGTGGGAGGGAAACCTCGTGCGCATCCTCCAGCCCTCGCGGGGTTTCTCCTATACATGGAAGGCCTCGGCGCCCGTGGGCCACAAGGTGGACCCGGCCAGCATCCGGCTGAACGGCGTGCCCGTGGACCCCACGGGCCGCTACCGAGTGACGGTGAACAGCTTCCTCGCCGGCGGCGGAGATGGCTTCCGCGTGCTCGCCGAGGGCACCGAACGGCGCGGCGGCATGGTGGACGTGGATGCGCTGGAGGCGTGGCTGAAGGCCCACTCGCCGCTCTCTCCGCCAGAGACGAACCGCATCACCCGGGTGGAGTAA
- a CDS encoding phospholipase D-like domain-containing protein, protein MNASDIDAILASTLEDRTLTRTERQALQAVLDDRKAGEAVLALFRSRAFELARTSVTDLRAREVISWLEDTIKALLPSRELRETSRVEAWFSPGEDPLRAIVRLIGEARGSADVCVFTLTDDRITRALMEAHEKGVRLRVVSDGDKALDPGSDIHRLREAGVPVRVDRTQAHMHHKFAVFDRMRLLTGSYNWTRSAADQNHENVLVSDDPRLVQPFCRAFDDLWTALE, encoded by the coding sequence ATGAACGCCTCCGACATCGACGCCATCCTCGCCTCCACCCTGGAGGACAGGACCCTCACCCGCACCGAGCGGCAGGCGCTCCAGGCCGTCCTGGACGACCGCAAGGCCGGCGAGGCGGTGCTGGCCCTGTTCCGCTCGCGGGCCTTCGAGCTGGCGCGCACCTCCGTCACCGACCTCCGCGCCCGCGAGGTCATCTCCTGGCTGGAGGACACGATAAAGGCCCTGCTGCCCTCCCGGGAGCTGCGCGAGACGAGCCGGGTGGAGGCCTGGTTCAGCCCCGGGGAGGACCCCCTGAGGGCCATCGTGCGGCTCATCGGCGAGGCGCGGGGCAGCGCGGACGTGTGCGTCTTCACCCTCACGGACGACCGCATCACCCGGGCCCTGATGGAGGCCCATGAGAAGGGCGTCCGGCTGCGGGTGGTGTCGGATGGGGACAAGGCGTTGGATCCCGGCTCGGACATCCACCGGCTGCGCGAGGCGGGCGTGCCCGTCCGGGTGGACCGCACGCAGGCCCACATGCACCACAAGTTCGCCGTGTTCGACCGGATGCGCCTGCTCACCGGGAGTTACAACTGGACGCGCTCGGCGGCGGACCAGAACCACGAGAACGTGCTCGTGTCGGATGACCCACGTCTGGTGCAGCCCTTCTGTCGGGCCTTCGACGACCTCTGGACGGCCCTGGAGTAG
- a CDS encoding DoxX family protein, translating into MNDVASKESVSTTSRAALSDAALGHLVLRLVLGINIAMHGLTRVGDPAGFAQGIVNGFAQTPLPVWSVRLFGLVLPFLELVTGVGMLLGWRLRAFLLLGGVTIAALTFGTCLRQQWETAGLQLFYALAYAWLLHHAAEARFTVDSWLARRR; encoded by the coding sequence ATGAATGATGTCGCCTCGAAGGAGTCGGTTTCCACGACCTCGCGTGCGGCGCTGTCCGACGCCGCGCTCGGTCATCTCGTGCTGCGCCTGGTGTTGGGAATCAACATCGCCATGCATGGCCTCACGCGTGTCGGCGACCCGGCCGGGTTCGCGCAGGGCATCGTGAACGGGTTCGCCCAGACGCCCCTGCCCGTGTGGAGCGTGCGCCTCTTCGGGCTCGTCCTCCCGTTCCTCGAGCTCGTGACGGGAGTGGGGATGCTGCTCGGGTGGCGCCTGCGGGCGTTCCTCCTGCTGGGCGGCGTGACGATCGCGGCCCTCACGTTCGGAACGTGTCTGCGGCAGCAGTGGGAGACCGCGGGGCTCCAGCTCTTCTATGCCCTCGCGTACGCGTGGCTCCTGCACCATGCCGCCGAGGCGCGCTTCACCGTGGACTCCTGGTTGGCCCGGCGCCGCTGA
- a CDS encoding sigma 54-interacting transcriptional regulator: MRNRPGARDSTPTAPPVADVSTAITPQQPLGEQGPHLVPSLTIVSHPMPQRVGERLLLDALLAGRTVEVSRNSPDFTRPGSPFGLPLSDPFVSRMPLRFSPGREGRFVVSVPEGGTRVVSGAPILGSWELSPEALVSGVPLELSERVVLLLHLAEPEVQEPRDSLGMVGGSTGIRQVREHIARIADLNVPVLVRGETGTGKELVAQAIHRHSPRRDRPFVSVNLGAIPKELAAAELFGAHRGAYTGATRDREGFFRAAQGGTLFLDEVGEAPPEVQVMLLRVLETGEMYPVGGQTPLKTDVRLIAATDAHLEERIRDGGFKAPLLHRLAGYDIRLPPLRERREDIGLLFHHFAREELEALGELWRLSPQDAHAAPWMPSSLAVRLLRYAWPGNIRQLRNLTRQLVIGSRGQPALRLDPRLAQELDSASAPLPPRASESSASPAPEKAGSRRKASDVAEEELLAALREHSWDLKAAADRLGIPRSSIYDLIDKSPNIRTAGDLSAEEITRCFHESGGDLEAMARRLEVSKRALNRRIKELGLGNSER; the protein is encoded by the coding sequence ATGCGGAACCGCCCTGGAGCCCGCGACTCCACCCCCACTGCTCCACCCGTGGCCGATGTCTCCACGGCCATCACACCGCAACAGCCCCTCGGGGAGCAGGGCCCCCACCTCGTCCCCTCGTTGACCATCGTCTCCCATCCCATGCCGCAGCGCGTGGGCGAGCGGCTGCTGCTCGACGCGCTGCTGGCTGGAAGGACGGTGGAGGTCTCGCGCAACAGCCCGGACTTCACCCGGCCCGGAAGTCCCTTCGGCCTGCCTCTGTCGGACCCCTTCGTGAGCCGGATGCCCCTGCGCTTCTCCCCCGGCAGGGAAGGGCGGTTCGTGGTGTCCGTCCCCGAGGGCGGGACGCGCGTCGTCTCGGGAGCGCCCATCCTCGGAAGCTGGGAGCTGTCACCCGAGGCGCTGGTCTCCGGCGTGCCACTCGAGCTCTCCGAGCGCGTGGTGCTCCTGCTGCACCTGGCCGAACCCGAGGTGCAGGAGCCCCGGGACTCCCTGGGCATGGTGGGAGGCAGCACGGGCATCCGCCAGGTGCGCGAGCACATCGCTCGCATCGCCGACCTGAACGTGCCGGTGCTGGTGCGCGGCGAGACGGGCACGGGCAAGGAGCTGGTGGCCCAGGCCATCCACCGCCACAGCCCTCGCCGCGACCGCCCCTTCGTCAGCGTGAACCTCGGCGCCATCCCCAAGGAGCTGGCCGCCGCCGAGCTGTTCGGCGCGCACCGGGGCGCCTACACCGGTGCCACCCGCGACCGCGAGGGCTTCTTCCGCGCCGCCCAGGGCGGCACCCTGTTCCTCGACGAGGTGGGCGAAGCGCCTCCCGAGGTACAGGTCATGCTGCTGCGGGTGCTGGAGACCGGAGAGATGTACCCGGTGGGTGGCCAGACGCCCCTCAAGACGGATGTGCGGCTGATCGCCGCGACGGATGCCCACCTGGAGGAGCGCATCCGCGACGGTGGCTTCAAGGCCCCGCTGCTCCACCGGCTGGCCGGCTACGACATCCGCCTGCCGCCCCTGCGCGAGCGCCGCGAGGACATCGGCCTGCTCTTCCACCACTTCGCCCGCGAGGAGCTCGAGGCCCTCGGCGAGCTCTGGCGCCTCTCGCCCCAGGATGCCCACGCCGCGCCGTGGATGCCCTCCTCCCTGGCGGTGCGTCTGCTCCGCTACGCCTGGCCCGGTAACATCCGACAGCTGCGCAACCTCACCCGGCAGCTCGTGATTGGCAGCCGCGGCCAGCCCGCCCTGCGGCTCGACCCGAGGCTCGCCCAGGAGCTGGACTCCGCCTCGGCCCCGCTCCCGCCCCGCGCGTCCGAGTCTTCCGCTTCCCCGGCTCCCGAAAAGGCGGGCTCGCGCCGCAAGGCCTCCGACGTGGCCGAGGAGGAGCTGCTCGCCGCCCTGCGGGAGCACTCCTGGGATCTCAAGGCCGCCGCGGACCGGCTCGGCATTCCCCGCTCCTCCATCTACGATCTCATCGACAAGAGCCCGAACATCCGCACCGCGGGAGACCTGAGCGCGGAGGAGATCACCCGCTGCTTCCATGAGAGCGGGGGCGACCTGGAGGCCATGGCCCGCCGCCTGGAGGTGTCCAAGCGGGCGCTGAACCGCCGCATCAAGGAGCTCGGCCTGGGCAACTCGGAGCGATGA
- a CDS encoding SDR family NAD(P)-dependent oxidoreductase — protein sequence MTDTRVSRTFQGKVARVTGAGSGMGRAAAVAFAREGASVVLAGRRRAELDAVAVEVESAGGRALAVPTDVAKAEEVERLVRTTLERFDRLDAAFNNAGVEGVFAPIHDSKVEDFDSTFAINVRGIIDTPMLRRLSTEESRRPFIAHVPARRLGSPEEVADVVLWLCSDGARFVTGQNILVDGGYAIAGHRPWA from the coding sequence ATGACGGATACGAGAGTTTCCAGGACGTTCCAGGGGAAGGTTGCCCGCGTCACGGGGGCTGGCAGTGGAATGGGCCGCGCCGCGGCCGTGGCCTTCGCGCGCGAGGGAGCCTCGGTCGTCCTCGCGGGACGGCGCCGCGCGGAGCTGGACGCGGTGGCCGTGGAGGTCGAGTCCGCGGGCGGGCGGGCCCTGGCCGTCCCCACCGACGTCGCGAAGGCGGAGGAGGTGGAGCGGCTGGTACGCACGACGCTCGAGCGCTTCGACCGGCTGGACGCGGCCTTCAACAACGCGGGCGTGGAGGGCGTCTTCGCTCCCATCCATGACTCGAAGGTCGAGGACTTCGACTCCACCTTCGCCATCAACGTCCGGGGCATCATCGACACGCCCATGCTCCGCCGCCTATCGACGGAGGAGTCGCGGCGGCCCTTCATCGCGCACGTGCCCGCGCGCCGGCTCGGCAGCCCGGAGGAGGTGGCGGACGTGGTGCTCTGGCTGTGCTCCGACGGAGCGCGCTTCGTCACCGGCCAGAACATCCTCGTCGATGGCGGGTATGCCATCGCCGGCCACCGTCCCTGGGCCTGA
- a CDS encoding SMP-30/gluconolactonase/LRE family protein — protein MNCLHLIGALTAALLTAAPSASPITTRLPLPAGFTYPNGIAHAEDGTLFVGSVSNGRILRRAPGGDWTVLFPGSKEVFAVTSLRLDVARGLLWGTSPDAMGLLRPGGALGRRAPRIFSMDARTGEVRRIVAIPEGGLGNDLTVAPDGGLYVTDSTRGSVLHLRPGGERLETYVSDARFLAKGAGMSSVGPAGIALAPDGRTLAVNTYGPGRLFLVRLGSAGAPPTVSEVELPRRLENPDGMRFAPDGRLLVLEGATSSGDGRVVRIDVLGTASGPRPIEVLASGMESPVNLTVDANGRLWVTEARLRDRLLRGAEAKVPDAFWVTELSARK, from the coding sequence ATGAACTGCTTGCACCTCATTGGAGCCCTCACCGCGGCCCTGCTCACCGCCGCTCCCTCGGCCTCCCCGATCACCACCCGTCTGCCCCTGCCGGCGGGCTTCACCTATCCCAATGGCATTGCCCACGCGGAGGACGGGACGCTCTTCGTCGGCTCTGTCTCGAATGGCCGCATCCTGCGCCGGGCTCCGGGAGGTGACTGGACGGTGCTGTTCCCGGGCTCGAAAGAGGTCTTCGCCGTGACGAGCCTGCGGCTGGATGTGGCTCGCGGGCTGCTGTGGGGCACCTCTCCCGATGCCATGGGCCTGCTGCGTCCGGGCGGAGCCCTGGGGCGGCGCGCGCCCCGGATCTTCTCGATGGATGCTCGCACGGGCGAGGTGCGGCGAATCGTTGCCATCCCGGAAGGCGGCCTGGGCAATGATCTCACCGTGGCGCCGGATGGCGGCCTGTACGTGACGGACAGCACCCGGGGCTCCGTCCTCCACCTGCGCCCTGGAGGCGAGCGACTGGAGACGTACGTGTCCGACGCGCGCTTCCTGGCGAAGGGGGCGGGGATGAGCAGCGTCGGCCCCGCCGGTATCGCACTGGCACCGGATGGGCGGACACTCGCCGTCAATACCTACGGGCCCGGACGGCTGTTCCTCGTGCGCCTGGGCTCGGCGGGAGCGCCGCCCACCGTGAGCGAGGTGGAACTGCCGCGCCGGCTGGAGAACCCGGACGGGATGCGCTTCGCGCCGGACGGCCGGCTCCTGGTGCTGGAGGGAGCGACGAGCAGCGGGGATGGGCGCGTGGTCCGCATCGACGTGCTCGGCACCGCGTCCGGGCCCCGGCCCATCGAGGTGCTGGCCTCCGGAATGGAGTCCCCCGTCAACCTCACGGTGGACGCGAATGGCCGGCTCTGGGTGACCGAGGCCCGGCTGCGCGACCGGCTGCTTCGAGGCGCCGAGGCGAAGGTGCCGGACGCGTTCTGGGTGACGGAGCTGTCCGCCCGGAAGTGA
- a CDS encoding alpha/beta fold hydrolase: MRFSRLGLLGCAVLCALVTACTHHAPLSNFEPPLSAGEHQRIINGVRLYYRIAGQAPAERAPVLFLHGGPGYNSYSFSKLMGARLEKSRRMVYLDQRGCGRSERPWDGRYSLEVLVADLEALRQELGVERWVLMGHSFGGTLALEYAVRHPQRVAGVVYVSGISDTALSFATWKRELERLYPGRLTTLASQEDTSDYEQVMRALRGVDAQSFFNQLQFHDATYLQMQESIDAESGLRNTGEMSRALFSTELTSYRFTRSAQVTAPVLAIGGRYDHSVGLESIQALVKTLPNATLLEYEKSGHFPYLEEADRFEQDVTRFLSTLP; encoded by the coding sequence ATGCGTTTCTCGAGACTCGGACTCCTGGGTTGTGCCGTCCTGTGCGCGCTGGTGACCGCCTGTACGCACCACGCGCCCCTCTCCAACTTCGAGCCACCGCTGAGCGCTGGCGAGCACCAGCGCATCATCAACGGGGTGAGGCTGTACTACCGCATCGCCGGCCAGGCTCCGGCGGAGCGCGCCCCGGTGCTCTTCCTCCACGGTGGCCCCGGCTACAACAGCTACAGCTTCTCGAAGCTCATGGGCGCGCGCCTCGAGAAGTCCCGGCGCATGGTGTACCTGGACCAGCGGGGCTGTGGCCGCTCCGAGCGCCCCTGGGACGGCCGCTACTCGCTGGAGGTGCTGGTGGCGGACCTGGAGGCGCTGCGCCAGGAGCTGGGCGTGGAGCGCTGGGTGCTGATGGGCCACTCCTTCGGCGGGACGCTCGCGCTGGAGTACGCGGTGCGTCATCCCCAACGCGTGGCGGGCGTGGTGTACGTGAGCGGCATCTCGGACACGGCGCTCTCCTTCGCCACCTGGAAGCGCGAGCTCGAGCGCCTGTACCCCGGGCGGCTGACCACGCTGGCCTCGCAGGAGGACACGTCGGACTACGAGCAGGTCATGCGGGCGCTGCGGGGCGTGGACGCGCAGTCCTTCTTCAACCAGTTGCAGTTCCACGACGCCACGTACCTCCAGATGCAGGAGTCGATCGACGCGGAGAGCGGCCTGCGCAACACGGGTGAGATGTCCCGCGCTCTCTTCTCCACCGAGCTGACGAGCTACCGTTTCACGCGCTCCGCCCAGGTCACCGCGCCGGTGCTCGCCATCGGCGGCCGGTACGACCACTCCGTCGGTCTGGAGAGCATCCAGGCGCTGGTGAAGACGCTGCCCAACGCCACCCTGCTCGAGTACGAGAAGAGCGGGCACTTCCCGTACCTGGAAGAGGCGGACCGCTTCGAGCAGGACGTGACGCGATTCCTGTCGACCCTGCCCTGA
- the clpP gene encoding ATP-dependent Clp endopeptidase proteolytic subunit ClpP — MNIPFVIETTHRGERAYDLYSRLLKDRIVMLGTPVTDEVANVIVAQLLFLESEDPDKGINLYINSPGGSVTAGLAIYDTMQYVKCPVSTICVGQAASMGALLLLAGATGKRYSLPNSRIMIHQPLGGAQGQASDIDIQAKEILRLRSYINGLIVKHTGHSIERIEKDTERDYFMSAEEARQYGIIDEVVTKQLLTPSAPATPTKG; from the coding sequence ATGAACATCCCTTTCGTCATCGAGACCACGCACCGGGGCGAGCGCGCATACGACCTCTACAGCCGGCTCCTCAAGGACCGGATCGTCATGCTGGGCACGCCGGTGACCGATGAAGTGGCCAACGTCATCGTCGCCCAGCTGCTCTTCCTCGAGTCCGAGGACCCGGACAAGGGCATCAACCTCTACATCAACTCGCCTGGCGGCTCGGTGACGGCGGGTCTGGCCATCTACGACACGATGCAGTACGTCAAGTGCCCCGTGTCGACCATCTGCGTCGGGCAGGCGGCCTCCATGGGGGCGCTGCTGTTGCTCGCCGGGGCGACGGGCAAGCGCTACTCCCTGCCCAACTCGCGCATCATGATCCACCAGCCTCTCGGTGGCGCGCAGGGCCAGGCCTCGGACATCGACATCCAGGCCAAGGAAATCCTCCGTCTGCGCTCGTACATCAACGGCCTCATCGTGAAGCACACGGGCCACTCCATCGAGCGTATCGAGAAGGACACCGAGCGCGACTACTTCATGAGTGCCGAGGAGGCCCGGCAGTACGGCATCATCGACGAGGTCGTCACGAAGCAGCTGCTGACGCCCTCCGCGCCCGCCACGCCCACCAAGGGCTAG
- a CDS encoding LysR family transcriptional regulator: MERVAMRDRLEDMLSFTAVARALSFADAARELGISASALSRRIARLEGALGTALLRRTTRHVSLTEAGTLYLERCADVLTRVEDADALVSGLAAEPRGRLRVAVPNLFGQLQVAPSLPEFLRRYPRIALECSFLDRYVDLVQEGFDVAIRIGTLADSSLVARRLATNHRVLCVAPSYLRGRRPVTKPEDLAQHACLYFSLYSEGLMWTLHRGNEQVQARGRPVLVSDNAEALRLAAVGGCGFAVLATFLVAEDLRAGRLVRALDDWSIPDTGIFAVHPPGRLVPSKVKAFVSFLAERYAGTPPWERAGARRMG; encoded by the coding sequence ATGGAGCGTGTGGCGATGAGGGACCGGCTGGAAGACATGCTCAGCTTCACCGCGGTGGCGCGGGCCTTGAGCTTCGCGGACGCGGCGCGAGAGCTGGGCATCAGTGCCTCCGCGCTGAGCCGGCGCATCGCGCGCCTGGAAGGTGCACTGGGCACCGCGCTCCTCCGGCGCACCACCCGCCACGTGTCACTCACGGAGGCAGGGACACTGTACCTGGAACGGTGCGCGGACGTGCTCACCCGCGTCGAGGACGCGGATGCGCTCGTCTCCGGTCTGGCCGCGGAGCCTCGGGGCCGGCTCCGCGTGGCCGTGCCCAACCTCTTCGGGCAGCTCCAGGTGGCCCCCTCTCTGCCGGAGTTCCTGCGCCGCTACCCGCGCATCGCGCTGGAGTGCTCGTTCCTGGACCGCTACGTGGACCTGGTCCAGGAGGGCTTCGACGTGGCCATCCGCATCGGCACACTGGCGGACTCCAGCCTGGTCGCCCGCCGGCTCGCCACCAACCACCGCGTCCTCTGCGTGGCGCCCTCGTACCTCCGGGGCCGCAGGCCCGTGACGAAGCCCGAGGACCTGGCCCAACACGCATGCCTCTACTTCAGCCTTTATTCGGAGGGGCTGATGTGGACCCTTCATCGAGGGAACGAGCAAGTGCAGGCGCGGGGGCGCCCGGTGCTCGTCTCGGACAACGCGGAGGCACTGCGGCTCGCGGCGGTGGGCGGCTGTGGCTTCGCGGTGCTGGCCACGTTCCTCGTCGCGGAGGACTTGCGCGCCGGGAGGCTCGTCCGGGCGCTCGACGACTGGTCGATACCCGACACCGGCATCTTCGCCGTCCACCCGCCGGGGCGCCTGGTTCCTTCGAAGGTGAAGGCCTTCGTCTCGTTCCTCGCGGAGCGTTATGCGGGCACCCCGCCCTGGGAGCGGGCCGGAGCGCGCCGGATGGGCTAG
- a CDS encoding D-TA family PLP-dependent enzyme: MSFPSLDDIETPAALVDEERLERNLAKASAYMREHGLRWRPHTKTHKVPELAARQLQAGAVGVTVATPREAEVMGAVADDVLLAYSPVGASKLARLMALPRRVRLSVGLDSREVLGGLAEAARGAGRTVGVLVELDLGMRRVGVQTPEEAVALAREASGAEGLEYQGVMFYPGHIRMPLAEQGPVLAEVSRRLGTFLDALGAVGLKPGIVSGGSTPTLWRSHEVVGMNEVRPGITPLFDRASAWMGACGWEEVAYSVLATVVSTAVPGQAVIDAGSKALAKEELPVEGYGALLDQPEVVVRTISEEHGILDLSRTAWRPRVGERVRVVPNHVCVSVNLQDELWAVRGGRVVKRWDVTGRGRGPV, from the coding sequence ATGAGCTTCCCCTCACTGGACGATATCGAGACCCCGGCGGCGCTCGTGGACGAGGAGCGCCTGGAGCGCAACCTGGCGAAGGCCTCCGCGTACATGCGCGAGCACGGGCTGCGGTGGCGGCCGCATACGAAGACGCACAAGGTGCCGGAGCTGGCGGCGAGGCAGCTCCAGGCGGGCGCGGTGGGCGTCACGGTGGCCACGCCCCGCGAGGCGGAGGTGATGGGCGCGGTGGCGGACGACGTGCTCCTGGCCTATTCGCCCGTGGGCGCCTCGAAGCTGGCGCGGCTGATGGCACTGCCCCGGCGCGTGCGGCTCTCGGTGGGGCTGGACTCGCGGGAGGTGCTGGGGGGGCTGGCGGAGGCCGCGCGTGGGGCGGGGCGCACCGTGGGCGTGCTGGTGGAACTGGACCTGGGGATGCGCCGGGTGGGCGTGCAGACGCCGGAGGAGGCCGTGGCGCTGGCCCGCGAGGCCTCGGGGGCGGAGGGACTCGAGTACCAGGGCGTGATGTTCTACCCGGGGCACATCCGCATGCCGCTGGCCGAGCAGGGCCCGGTGCTCGCGGAGGTGTCGAGGCGGCTGGGCACGTTCCTGGACGCGCTGGGGGCGGTGGGGCTGAAGCCGGGAATCGTGAGTGGCGGCTCCACGCCCACCCTGTGGCGCTCGCACGAGGTGGTGGGGATGAACGAGGTCCGTCCGGGCATCACGCCCCTCTTCGACCGGGCGAGCGCGTGGATGGGCGCGTGCGGTTGGGAGGAGGTGGCCTACTCGGTGCTCGCGACGGTGGTGAGCACGGCGGTGCCGGGGCAGGCCGTCATCGACGCGGGCTCCAAGGCGCTGGCCAAGGAGGAACTGCCCGTGGAGGGCTATGGCGCGCTGTTGGACCAGCCCGAGGTGGTGGTGCGGACGATCTCCGAGGAGCACGGAATCCTGGACCTGTCGCGCACGGCGTGGAGGCCGCGCGTGGGCGAGCGGGTGCGGGTGGTGCCCAACCACGTCTGCGTCTCGGTGAACCTGCAGGACGAGCTGTGGGCCGTGCGCGGCGGCCGGGTGGTGAAACGCTGGGACGTGACGGGGCGGGGCCGGGGGCCTGTGTAG